Proteins encoded in a region of the Oligoflexus sp. genome:
- a CDS encoding S1 family peptidase translates to MKRMAGFNKAFALVPCSVVLSMAVGCGSAGQSTSEQKVYGGTRAPTGSWKNVVAITQKSGGMYCSGTAIAPTVVITAAHCAKGFKAANVSVYVGDGKEGGRVAGQYQAKTIKYSPKYATTNDIAYIVLTQPMDLADDDFIPVLTAEEEKDELLQVGGIGHIVGFGNRDDGGFGVKFEVDGKITKLTSNEISIGGSGKDSCQGDSGGPVFGKLKSGEWRVYGVTSRGGACGTGGIYGLMHANICWVQEDSGVDLGLVAGTCD, encoded by the coding sequence ATGAAAAGAATGGCAGGATTCAACAAGGCTTTCGCTCTGGTTCCCTGTTCCGTCGTACTCTCGATGGCTGTCGGTTGCGGCTCCGCAGGTCAAAGCACCAGCGAGCAGAAGGTTTACGGCGGCACTCGCGCGCCTACAGGCAGCTGGAAGAACGTGGTCGCTATCACCCAAAAAAGTGGCGGCATGTACTGCAGCGGTACCGCGATTGCACCCACTGTTGTCATCACAGCCGCTCACTGCGCGAAAGGCTTCAAGGCAGCCAACGTCTCCGTTTACGTCGGTGACGGCAAGGAAGGCGGCCGCGTCGCAGGCCAATACCAGGCCAAGACCATCAAGTATTCCCCCAAGTACGCAACGACCAATGACATCGCCTACATCGTGCTGACCCAGCCTATGGATCTGGCCGATGACGATTTTATTCCAGTCCTTACAGCTGAAGAAGAAAAAGACGAACTTCTTCAGGTCGGTGGCATCGGCCACATCGTGGGCTTCGGCAACCGTGATGATGGCGGCTTCGGCGTGAAGTTCGAAGTGGATGGCAAGATCACCAAGCTGACCAGCAATGAGATCAGCATCGGCGGCAGCGGTAAAGACTCATGCCAAGGCGATAGCGGCGGTCCCGTTTTCGGCAAGCTGAAAAGCGGTGAGTGGCGCGTTTACGGCGTGACCTCCCGCGGCGGCGCCTGCGGCACAGGCGGCATCTACGGCCTGATGCATGCGAACATCTGCTGGGTTCAGGAAGACTCCGGTGTGGACCTTGGTCTGGTAGCCGGTACCTGCGATTAA
- a CDS encoding branched-chain amino acid ABC transporter substrate-binding protein — translation MFSVKNRFTLGMTLVAALGLQSHVLRAAGNEIVIGVAGPHTGANAPFGLQLWKGAEAAIKDINDAGGINGKKLRAVKADDACIPAQAKSVANKLVNTEGVTAVVGHFCSSSTIPAASVYRENNVLMITPASTNPRVTEDAAYKEKDCSGVTDAGKKANCELQNYSVIMRMCGRDDQQGVEAAEFVTKVLKAKKVAVIHDKDTYGQGLADAMKAHLKSLGQEPVIYEGLTRGEKDFNALVTKIKAAQADAVYFGGLHAEAGPLLRQMREQGLKAAFISGDGIVSEEFVSSAGGEKFVSGAYMTFGADPRKLPDGKKVVDSFRKTGYEPEGYTLYSYASVQAIAAAIKGTGETRDGRKLSKWLFDNGATTVMGPQNWTKKGDLQKSGYVMYVWDTKGKYAEVGKM, via the coding sequence ATGTTTTCAGTCAAGAATCGCTTTACTCTCGGGATGACACTCGTGGCAGCCTTGGGCCTCCAGAGTCACGTGCTGCGGGCCGCTGGCAACGAAATCGTGATCGGCGTCGCCGGTCCACACACCGGAGCCAACGCTCCGTTCGGACTTCAGCTTTGGAAAGGCGCTGAGGCCGCTATTAAGGACATCAACGATGCCGGTGGCATCAACGGAAAAAAACTGCGCGCGGTGAAGGCGGACGACGCCTGTATACCAGCCCAGGCCAAATCCGTGGCCAACAAACTCGTCAACACCGAAGGCGTGACCGCCGTGGTCGGACACTTCTGCTCCTCCTCGACGATCCCCGCCGCCAGCGTCTATCGGGAAAACAATGTGCTGATGATCACGCCAGCTTCGACCAATCCCCGCGTGACCGAAGACGCCGCCTATAAGGAAAAAGACTGTTCGGGCGTCACCGATGCGGGCAAGAAGGCCAACTGCGAACTGCAGAATTACAGCGTCATCATGCGGATGTGCGGTCGTGATGATCAGCAGGGCGTGGAAGCCGCTGAGTTCGTCACCAAAGTTCTGAAAGCCAAGAAAGTGGCTGTCATCCACGACAAGGACACCTATGGTCAGGGCCTTGCCGATGCCATGAAAGCTCACCTGAAATCCCTGGGCCAGGAACCTGTGATCTATGAAGGCCTGACCCGCGGTGAAAAAGACTTCAACGCCCTCGTGACCAAAATCAAAGCCGCGCAGGCTGATGCCGTCTACTTCGGTGGTCTGCATGCCGAAGCCGGTCCGCTGCTCCGCCAGATGCGCGAGCAAGGTCTGAAAGCCGCCTTCATTTCGGGTGATGGAATTGTGTCCGAGGAATTCGTGTCATCGGCCGGCGGCGAGAAATTCGTCAGCGGCGCGTACATGACCTTCGGCGCCGATCCCCGTAAACTTCCCGATGGCAAAAAGGTTGTCGATTCCTTCCGCAAAACCGGCTACGAGCCCGAAGGCTACACTCTCTATTCCTATGCCTCAGTCCAGGCCATCGCTGCTGCCATCAAAGGCACGGGCGAAACCCGCGACGGTCGCAAACTTTCCAAATGGCTCTTCGATAACGGCGCCACCACCGTGATGGGACCCCAGAACTGGACCAAAAAGGGTGACCTGCAAAAATCCGGCTACGTAATGTACGTTTGGGACACCAAAGGCAAGTACGCAGAAGTCGGCAAGATGTGA
- a CDS encoding TIGR02147 family protein, with protein sequence MKKARILKNVSSKIPVTRFLDYKAYLEAVYQAMKTEMDSYSYMQFAEDLGFARSNVMYLIIKGQRPLTTKTGRKIAEALELKAGERKYFDDLVAYFDSDLAPEREVHLQNMVKQKTRTISDSDELMAQLEYFTEWYHVAIYEFSFTPHFTDDPQELAAALIPRIRLDQAKKSLALLQKLGLLALDPGTRKLKPTQARVATGHEIMSMALVRYHQKILELAKQALMTISVEEREISATSMAIAPERMPKIKKEIRNFRKKIMDLAAQDPEPERVYQLSLQLFPMTRKQRTEPT encoded by the coding sequence ATGAAAAAGGCCCGGATACTCAAAAATGTCAGCAGCAAGATCCCGGTGACCCGGTTTCTTGATTACAAAGCCTATCTTGAGGCCGTGTACCAGGCCATGAAAACGGAAATGGACAGCTACTCCTATATGCAGTTCGCCGAGGACCTCGGGTTCGCGCGCAGCAACGTCATGTACCTTATCATCAAAGGCCAAAGGCCCCTGACCACCAAGACTGGACGCAAAATCGCCGAGGCCCTGGAACTCAAAGCCGGGGAACGCAAATACTTCGACGACCTCGTCGCTTACTTCGACAGCGATCTGGCGCCGGAGCGCGAAGTTCACCTGCAGAATATGGTGAAGCAAAAAACCCGCACCATTTCCGATTCTGATGAACTGATGGCCCAGCTCGAATACTTCACAGAGTGGTATCACGTCGCGATCTATGAATTCAGTTTCACCCCGCATTTCACCGATGATCCCCAGGAACTCGCCGCCGCCCTGATTCCGCGCATCCGTCTCGATCAGGCGAAAAAATCCCTGGCGCTCCTGCAAAAACTTGGACTTTTGGCCCTGGATCCTGGAACCAGGAAACTAAAACCGACCCAGGCGCGCGTCGCGACCGGCCATGAGATCATGTCGATGGCCCTGGTGCGCTACCATCAGAAGATATTGGAATTGGCCAAGCAGGCCCTGATGACGATCAGTGTCGAGGAGCGGGAAATCAGCGCGACCTCGATGGCCATTGCTCCCGAACGGATGCCGAAGATCAAAAAAGAGATCCGTAATTTTCGAAAGAAGATCATGGATCTTGCCGCTCAGGATCCTGAACCCGAGCGCGTCTATCAGCTTAGCCTTCAGCTCTTTCCGATGACCCGTAAACAAAGGACGGAACCAACATGA
- a CDS encoding DUF2271 domain-containing protein, with protein MKAWLPVFSLTVLVLGCSQTVLRPYQVNKPESTRNESGPNADATGTGTPEGSSDNTENGDKTADSPGTTPNNSTTPMPTANTPPPANPVPATGSVAVTLNIIPPTPAGPYRTRGHIRSVWITDANNKYIKTIHAFAGQRAVHLKRWQVFTAQTLDATTGATQTTPAAGIPITATWDLKDKAGAQMLTGNYKLWMEFTEANTPALDAGKTPADPNQAIDNAAGYEFFVVPFSVAPTGTMKTDSSNVVFKDVAVKHVP; from the coding sequence ATGAAAGCCTGGCTTCCAGTTTTCAGCCTGACCGTCCTCGTTTTAGGCTGCTCGCAAACTGTGCTCCGTCCTTATCAGGTCAACAAACCTGAATCGACCCGCAACGAATCCGGTCCCAATGCGGACGCGACGGGAACGGGAACACCGGAGGGCAGTTCGGATAACACGGAGAATGGGGACAAGACCGCTGATTCGCCAGGAACCACTCCTAATAATTCTACAACACCGATGCCGACCGCGAATACCCCACCACCGGCCAATCCCGTGCCGGCGACCGGGAGTGTGGCGGTAACATTGAACATTATTCCCCCGACACCGGCAGGCCCCTATCGGACCCGTGGTCACATTCGTAGCGTTTGGATAACCGATGCCAATAATAAATACATCAAGACCATCCACGCCTTCGCTGGACAGAGGGCTGTGCATTTAAAGCGTTGGCAGGTGTTCACGGCTCAGACCCTGGACGCCACAACAGGTGCGACCCAGACGACACCGGCCGCGGGGATTCCGATCACCGCGACCTGGGATCTGAAAGACAAGGCCGGTGCTCAAATGTTGACCGGCAACTATAAACTCTGGATGGAATTCACCGAAGCCAACACCCCGGCTTTGGATGCGGGAAAAACGCCGGCTGATCCCAATCAGGCGATTGATAACGCGGCGGGCTATGAATTTTTTGTGGTTCCTTTCTCAGTCGCGCCTACGGGCACCATGAAAACGGATAGCAGTAACGTCGTCTTCAAAGATGTTGCTGTGAAGCACGTCCCTTAA
- a CDS encoding OmpA family protein: protein MRTIIGVGALAAACVMSSEVRANITGSDLQNFNASYTPMDSVTVHSARTMGSGRLGLGLFFNNAVNTLPYFNEEGRDNIDQKKTFNNSVTGMEVAVSYGITSFWDFSLALPSYIAQTVENDDLLHGYFARLGVTELRLATKFNLVDTGFFALGILGTANHNRIQNNPYSGNMQWPAFALELLGTLDFGFLEWSTNVGYRWHHGEPTAELKEVLPVQRFGDQLVASTGVDVKLPATKLTVQGEIYGSYARQDFSTFSPRNTSIMEGLVGLKYPLDDAWTLYAGYGSEMRHALSSADYRIYAGVRWMTDLTPVKPVEVAPAPVAPIVPVMGPTITERAPDAIIELDDIYFHFDSTEIRDPKGYEVMQRLKGMLQNNRTIDRVVIEGHACALGSDAYNFELSDRRADTIERWLMRNYGVSPDKLLTVGWGEKRPKHSNAVESSRMLNRRVTFKIYYEMPRIPGPDVTPTIQAKEAH, encoded by the coding sequence ATGCGTACGATCATTGGAGTTGGGGCGCTGGCTGCGGCCTGCGTGATGTCATCTGAAGTTCGAGCCAATATCACAGGATCGGATCTGCAAAATTTCAACGCGTCCTATACACCCATGGATAGCGTCACCGTTCATAGCGCCCGGACCATGGGTTCAGGGCGCCTTGGCCTTGGGCTTTTTTTCAACAACGCCGTGAACACGCTCCCTTACTTCAATGAAGAGGGACGCGACAACATAGATCAGAAAAAGACCTTCAATAACTCGGTCACGGGCATGGAAGTGGCCGTGAGCTATGGCATTACCAGCTTCTGGGATTTCAGTCTGGCCTTGCCATCCTATATCGCGCAGACCGTGGAGAATGATGATCTTCTGCATGGATATTTCGCGCGCCTCGGTGTGACGGAACTTCGCCTCGCCACGAAATTCAACCTTGTGGATACCGGCTTCTTTGCCCTGGGTATCCTGGGAACGGCGAATCATAACCGCATTCAGAATAATCCTTATTCCGGGAATATGCAGTGGCCGGCTTTTGCGCTGGAGCTGCTCGGGACTCTGGATTTTGGTTTTCTGGAGTGGTCCACCAACGTCGGCTATCGCTGGCATCATGGTGAGCCGACTGCGGAGCTGAAAGAGGTACTTCCCGTGCAGCGTTTCGGTGATCAGCTGGTGGCGTCGACCGGAGTCGATGTGAAGCTGCCGGCCACCAAACTCACGGTGCAGGGTGAAATCTACGGTTCGTACGCGAGACAGGATTTTTCGACTTTTTCGCCGCGGAATACTTCCATTATGGAAGGCCTTGTCGGTTTGAAATATCCCTTGGATGATGCCTGGACGCTTTATGCGGGTTATGGATCGGAGATGCGTCATGCCTTGAGTTCCGCGGATTATCGAATCTATGCGGGTGTGAGGTGGATGACGGATCTGACTCCAGTGAAGCCGGTTGAGGTGGCTCCAGCGCCTGTGGCTCCGATCGTGCCGGTGATGGGTCCTACGATTACCGAAAGGGCTCCGGATGCCATCATTGAACTGGATGATATCTACTTTCATTTCGATTCCACGGAAATACGTGATCCCAAAGGGTATGAGGTGATGCAGAGGCTGAAGGGCATGCTGCAGAATAACCGGACGATCGACCGTGTGGTGATCGAAGGGCATGCCTGTGCTTTGGGGTCGGATGCGTATAACTTCGAACTCAGCGATCGGCGTGCGGATACGATCGAACGCTGGCTCATGCGGAACTACGGTGTGTCGCCTGATAAACTTTTGACTGTCGGCTGGGGAGAAAAACGTCCCAAACACAGCAACGCTGTGGAGTCGAGTCGTATGTTAAATCGCCGGGTAACGTTTAAGATCTACTACGAAATGCCGCGCATTCCCGGCCCTGACGTAACCCCGACGATTCAGGCTAAGGAAGCTCACTGA
- a CDS encoding helix-turn-helix transcriptional regulator, producing MFDENHTGRQNWILTELLMIIIVLLIFDSWYDFKAGVDTAHLVMEFTCGILGLLAIFIIWHRRIVPLEGALRSTEKDRRALEKELEGFRKSIAPYAANIRQEVERQFSTWNLTAAEKETAFLLLKGLSLKDIAQVRGVSEKTVKQHNLTIYQKSGLAGRAELSAFFLQDLLTMPDPEAKSG from the coding sequence ATGTTCGACGAAAATCATACGGGGCGGCAGAATTGGATTTTGACCGAACTGCTGATGATCATTATCGTCCTTTTGATTTTCGACAGCTGGTACGACTTCAAAGCCGGAGTGGACACGGCTCATCTCGTTATGGAATTCACCTGCGGGATTCTGGGCCTTTTGGCGATTTTCATAATCTGGCATCGACGCATCGTGCCCCTGGAGGGCGCGCTGCGGTCTACCGAGAAGGATCGCCGGGCTCTGGAAAAAGAGTTGGAGGGTTTTCGAAAGTCGATCGCCCCCTATGCGGCCAACATTCGCCAGGAAGTGGAGCGGCAGTTCTCGACTTGGAATCTGACGGCAGCCGAAAAAGAGACCGCGTTTTTACTTTTGAAGGGTTTGAGCCTTAAGGATATTGCGCAGGTTCGTGGGGTCAGCGAGAAAACTGTGAAGCAGCATAATCTTACGATCTATCAGAAGTCAGGACTGGCGGGACGCGCAGAGCTTTCCGCCTTCTTTTTGCAGGACCTTCTGACCATGCCCGATCCAGAGGCGAAGTCAGGTTGA